One window from the genome of Garra rufa chromosome 1, GarRuf1.0, whole genome shotgun sequence encodes:
- the LOC141327348 gene encoding uncharacterized protein, with the protein MTEINFSQDQHLYPVIRILLMGRNGSEKSSSGNTILGENLFKEHEAEVCEGQTQIRGKQVAVIDCPDLLDPDLNKEQLEKMKEQLISRCSAGLSAVLITFPLENPVQNEEEILDYIQCLFGPEVQQYIMILFTLKDDLDGTRNEQIKHQDHEDLQRLVTECGGKIHCFNTKKKKMKGQVQELLQKIETMMLENGGMFIMKQMRRRHSMVSIVDFSRKTPVENEINVKKDRKTGSKQIDTVITIICRNECLDKNIHQKKQECEWFPKSEQQKIYQCSDEILNQTHNDQSLGLSVIISLVIMLICFITRIKILRDLESDEESTMNGQIYDHTSFTAGI; encoded by the exons ATGACAGAGATCAACTTCAGTCAAGATCAACATCTTTATCCAGTGATCCGGATTCTCCTTATGGGCAGAAACGGTTCTGAGAAAAGCTCATCTGGAAACACCATACTGGGAGAAAACTTGTTCAAAGAGCATGAAGCTGAAGTTTGTGAGGGTCAAACACAGATCAGAGGGAAGCAGGTTGCTGTGATTGATTGTCCAGATCTACTGGATCCAGATCTGAATAAAGAACAGCTGGAGAAGATGAAAGAGCAGCTTATTTCGAGATGTTCAGCAGGTCTCAGTGCAGTTCTGATCACCTTTCCTCTAGAGAACCCTGTGCAAAATGAGGAAGAGATCCTGGATTATATTCAGTGTTTATTTGGTCCTGAAGTTCAGCAGTACATCATGATTCTGTTCACACTCAAAGATGATCTGGATGGAACAAGAAATGAACAAATCAAACACCAAGATCATGAGGATCTCCAGCGACTGGTGACTGAATGTGGAGGAAAGATCCACTGTTTCAAtacgaagaagaagaagatgaaAGGTCAAGTCCAAGAACTACTGCAGAAGATTGAAACCATGATGTTGGAGAACGGTGGGATGTTTATCATGAAACAAATGAGGAGGAGACACAGCATGGTCAGCATTGTTGATT TTTCAAGAAAGACTCCAGTTGAAAATGAGATTAATgtgaagaaagacagaaaaactgGATCTAAGCAGATTGACACAGTGATCACCATCATCTGCAGAAACGAATGCTTGGATAAAAATATACATCAGAAGAAACAGGAGTGTGAATGGTTTCCTAAATCAGAACAGCAGAAAATATACCAGTGTTCCGATGAAATACTGAATCAGACACACAATG ATCAGTCTCTGGGGCTTTCTGTCATAATTTCCCTCGTGATCATGTTAATCTGTTTCATAACACGTATAAAGATCCTCAG GGATCTTGAATCTGATGAGGAGTCAACGATGAACGGTCAGATATATGATCATACCTCATTTACTGCAGGAATCTGA